A stretch of the Bacteroidales bacterium genome encodes the following:
- a CDS encoding DUF6549 family protein: MKYKLLTVFIALLFISTIAILGLLKLYNSEKAERKRFSDNYTAILTDKAKQQELTFKELKTLYPKYDSIAKELSIKTKNITNIIETRYRFRDTIITKNILKKDSISEKRYFSVNAKCYSISGYVNRDTIAVSKKELNDNLITFLYKDWQHRYFFNLFRTKPFYTAKTYSECMHDTVSISKNIKIIKH, translated from the coding sequence ATGAAATATAAATTACTTACAGTATTTATTGCATTGCTATTCATAAGTACAATTGCAATCTTGGGCTTATTGAAACTTTATAATTCTGAAAAAGCAGAACGCAAAAGATTTTCAGACAACTATACTGCTATACTAACCGATAAAGCAAAACAGCAGGAATTAACTTTTAAGGAATTAAAAACACTTTATCCGAAATATGACAGCATTGCAAAAGAATTAAGCATTAAAACAAAAAACATAACAAATATTATTGAAACACGCTATCGTTTCAGAGATACCATAATAACAAAAAATATTCTGAAAAAAGATAGTATTTCAGAAAAGCGTTATTTTTCGGTAAATGCAAAGTGTTACAGTATTTCAGGATATGTAAATAGAGATACTATTGCAGTATCTAAAAAAGAACTGAACGACAATCTTATTACATTTCTGTACAAAGATTGGCAACACAGATATTTCTTCAATCTGTTCAGAACAAAACCATTTTACACAGCAAAAACTTATAGCGAATGTATGCACGATACTGTAAGCATTTCAAAAAATATAAAAATAATCAAACATTGA
- a CDS encoding transglycosylase SLT domain-containing protein, with translation MKKVVVIGVSLLFLWELLKNNDNVNSETKKNRKIIFFKNDELEGLGAITKNGSSIIIPAVKDSFYKTNDLPVLKTTLSKISNNYYKELTQTEKLTNVPAPLILSYLFAESAGKKDTISKSGAVGLMQLKPTAAASIIYLENKKKRLSEQEKAIIVKHIGQDRFNKIIRMKNMSEITPDMITKNDLFIPELNILIGAIYLGLLIDEHTENNKIRLDKVTMRYNRGYFFKPKGINEIETLIQAKKLSPETYAYILKITGKNGLLEMQQA, from the coding sequence ATGAAAAAGGTTGTTGTTATAGGAGTTTCATTATTATTTCTTTGGGAATTACTCAAAAACAATGACAATGTAAATTCCGAAACAAAGAAAAACAGAAAAATTATTTTCTTTAAAAATGACGAATTAGAGGGACTTGGCGCAATAACAAAAAACGGCTCATCAATAATTATTCCTGCGGTAAAAGATTCATTCTACAAAACAAATGATTTACCTGTACTGAAAACAACACTCTCAAAAATAAGCAACAATTATTATAAAGAATTAACCCAAACAGAAAAGCTGACAAATGTACCGGCACCGCTCATATTATCATATCTGTTTGCAGAAAGTGCAGGAAAGAAAGATACAATCAGCAAATCGGGTGCAGTCGGTTTAATGCAGTTGAAACCAACAGCAGCAGCAAGTATCATATATCTTGAAAATAAAAAGAAAAGATTATCAGAACAGGAAAAAGCAATAATAGTAAAGCATATCGGACAAGACAGATTTAATAAAATTATACGAATGAAAAATATGTCTGAAATAACTCCCGATATGATTACAAAAAATGATTTGTTCATACCCGAATTAAATATTTTAATCGGAGCAATTTACTTGGGTTTGCTGATTGATGAACACACAGAGAATAATAAAATACGACTTGACAAAGTAACAATGAGATATAACAGGGGGTATTTTTTTAAGCCCAAAGGAATAAACGAAATAGAAACATTAATTCAAGCAAAGAAATTAAGTCCTGAAACTTACGCATACATACTGAAAATAACAGGAAAGAACGGGCTTTTGGAAATGCAGCAAGCATGA